The following nucleotide sequence is from Ferruginibacter lapsinanis.
CAGTACGGGTTTTAGAGCACCTTCTTTACAGCAGATTAATTTCAGCAATACATTTACCAATGTGCAGGGAGGAAAAACTTTCGATGTAAAAATTGCACCTAATTATAGTTCTATCACCAGAGCTGCCGGTATACCAGAATTGAAAGAAGAAACTTCTGTAAATGCCAGTGTAGGTTTTAGCTGGAAGCCAGCAAAAAATTTAACAGTAACTGTAGATGGATATTTAGTAAAAATAAAGGACAGAGTGGTTTTATCTGGTCAGTTTGATAATACAATTCCTGCATTGCAGACAATACTGGACAATCTTAATGTAGCACAGGCACAGTTTTTCGCTAATGCTGTAAATACTACAAATAAGGGAGTTGATATAGTAATTGATTACAATAAAAAATGGGGTAATAAAAGATTTAAAGCCTTATTTGCCGGCAACATTCAGGATATGACCATTGATAAAATAAATGTTCCTGCGGCTTTAAATGGCAGCTATGAATCTCGCCAGGCATTTTTTAGTGAGAGAGAACAGCAATTTGTATTGGCCTCAGCACCGCCGGTTAAATTAGGACTAACATTGGATTATGGTGTAAACAAATGGGGTATTGGAACTCATCTTACTTATTTTGGAAAGATCACTTTGTTTGGCTACGGATATGCCAATACGTATCCTCCATTAGTTGATCTGGATGATGCATCGGCAACTGTTCCGGAACAGTTTAATTACAATGGGAAATTAGTGTCTGATCTGTATTTTTCATATAAACTTTGTAAAAATGCAGATCTGTATTTCGGTGCTGATAATTTGTTCAATGTGCATCCTGATCTGGGATATGTTAAGGGAGCAAAATTATCTGCCTATGACGGAGAAGCAGGCGGTCCGTGGGATGCAGTGCAAATGGGTACGAACGGATTGAGATTCTTTACAAAACTGGCATTTAGATTTTAAAATATTGATACATAAACTAAGAAAGGGTTACACATGTGTAACCCTTTCTTAGTTTATGATCTCATGAAATTATATCATCCTTCCGGGATATTTGTCCAATGCTTTTTCTAAACAATCCATTGCTTTATTAATGGCATCCACATTTAGCACATAGGCCAGGCGGACTTCTTTTAAACCAAGTCCAAGTGTACCATAAAAGCCTGTGGCAGGGGCCAGCATTACCGTTTGATCGTTGTAAGAAAAATCTTCCAGTAACCACTGACAAAATTTATCAGAATCATCAATGGGTAATTTAGCCATTACATAAAAGGCGCCACCTGGTGTAGGGCAGGTAACTCCAGGCATCGCATTCAATCTTTTTACAATAGTATCTCTGCGTAATTTATATTCAGCTTTTGTAGTGTCAAAATAATTATCCGGCAGATCAACAGCGGCTTCGCCTAATATCTGACCAAAGCCAGGAGGGCTCAATCTTGCCTGGGCAAATTTCATGATAGTAGCCAATAATGCTTTATTCTTTGTAACAAGTGTTCCGATACGGGCTCCACAAGCACTATATTTTTTACTGACAGTATCTATCAAAATAATGTTATCATCAGCGCCGGTTAAATGCATGGCACTGAAATGTTCTCCTTCATAACAAAACTCTCTGTAAGCTTCATCAGAAAAAAGATACAGATTATGTTTTACAGCTAACTTTTTCAACAGCTCCATTTCTTCTTTACTGTACAAATATCCTGTGGGGTTATTTGGATTGCAGATAAGAATGGCCTTTGTTTTTGGCGTAATATGTTTTTCAAAATCTTCAATAGGAGGTAGTGCAAAGCCTTTATCTAACTGGGAGGTAATAGGTACAACATTTACACCCACTTCTACAGCAAAACCTTCATAATTTGCGTATAAAGGTTCAGGAATAATAACTTCATCATAAGGATCAAGGCATGCCATAAATCCAAACTGGATAGCTTCACTACCACCAGCAGTTACAATGATCTCATCTTCTGTTACAGAAAATCCGGCTTTTTTATAATAGCCTACTAATTTTTGACGATAACTTAAATTGCCGGCACTGTGGCTGTATTCCAGTATTTTAAAAGTACTGTTGCGTACGGCATCTAAAATTGGTTTAGGCGTTTCTATATCGGGCTGACCAATATTTAAATGGTAAACAGTAATGCCTTTCTTCTTCGCAGCTTCCGCATACGGAACCAGTTTCCTGATAGGGGACGACGGCATCTTTTTTCCACGGTGACTAATTGATAACATGCCGCAAAGATAAGAGGATAAAATAATTTTTATTGACTGATGCTGTCAATATATAGAGTTTCTACTTTTTTACGTGCCCACGGGGTTTTTCGTAAAAATTTCAGGCTGGATTGTATGCTGGGGTTATCGTTAAAACAATTGATTCGGATAATTTTTCCCAGATCTTCCCATCCATAATGATCTA
It contains:
- a CDS encoding VF530 family protein, with amino-acid sequence MNQSQPSKDPLHGKTLEMIVTQLVDHYGWEDLGKIIRINCFNDNPSIQSSLKFLRKTPWARKKVETLYIDSISQ
- a CDS encoding pyridoxal phosphate-dependent aminotransferase, which codes for MLSISHRGKKMPSSPIRKLVPYAEAAKKKGITVYHLNIGQPDIETPKPILDAVRNSTFKILEYSHSAGNLSYRQKLVGYYKKAGFSVTEDEIIVTAGGSEAIQFGFMACLDPYDEVIIPEPLYANYEGFAVEVGVNVVPITSQLDKGFALPPIEDFEKHITPKTKAILICNPNNPTGYLYSKEEMELLKKLAVKHNLYLFSDEAYREFCYEGEHFSAMHLTGADDNIILIDTVSKKYSACGARIGTLVTKNKALLATIMKFAQARLSPPGFGQILGEAAVDLPDNYFDTTKAEYKLRRDTIVKRLNAMPGVTCPTPGGAFYVMAKLPIDDSDKFCQWLLEDFSYNDQTVMLAPATGFYGTLGLGLKEVRLAYVLNVDAINKAMDCLEKALDKYPGRMI